The following are encoded in a window of Halosolutus halophilus genomic DNA:
- a CDS encoding APC family permease translates to MATDDKSGQSLARDIGPLGAIATVVAGTLGAGLFVTLGTASTTTGPSVILVIALSGVIAMAIAVNYSWLATIFPAAGSTYSYVTRVFRNRLAGFVATWSLWLGYMAAVSVLAIGFGSYLQVFYPAVDPRFAGIGLISVLFVINMLGAKRYSISQNVIFILLLVSIAVLVIPGTFSIEAGNYTPFFTGGFDGALAAAVPLFYAYIGIAVAGDIGAEVKNPSRNLPLAMAGGTLVLIVLYMWTAAVIYGVVGDYTVLAASDRPLSTAAETFLSLNATAVVGFGGLLATASSVNAVMAAGIKLPYCWSWDEVFSKKFSEVNERWRTPHWSLFTLFAVSVGLTLWTGGLGQVIAIATFSYLIAYGATSFTAMFVYLRRPELCEEAAFDPGRWIFVPGLLGFGGCVLLLSQSYQGSMVIYVPWLAIGLAVFAVYWYLGKRSDADVDAILDTLPGVPTDEYSPALVDEPTIADDGTPADD, encoded by the coding sequence ATGGCAACTGATGACAAGTCCGGTCAAAGTCTCGCGCGCGACATCGGTCCGCTCGGCGCGATCGCGACCGTCGTCGCCGGGACGCTCGGCGCCGGGCTGTTCGTAACGCTCGGGACAGCCAGTACGACGACCGGTCCCAGCGTCATCCTGGTCATCGCCCTGTCGGGCGTGATCGCGATGGCGATCGCGGTCAACTACAGCTGGCTCGCGACGATCTTCCCCGCCGCCGGGTCGACGTACTCCTACGTCACGCGGGTGTTCCGGAACCGGCTGGCCGGGTTCGTCGCGACGTGGTCGCTCTGGCTGGGCTATATGGCAGCCGTCTCCGTGCTCGCTATCGGGTTCGGCAGCTACCTGCAGGTGTTTTACCCGGCCGTCGATCCGCGGTTCGCCGGGATCGGGCTGATCAGCGTCCTGTTCGTGATCAATATGCTCGGCGCCAAGCGGTACAGCATCTCCCAGAACGTCATCTTCATCCTGCTGCTCGTCTCGATCGCGGTACTGGTCATCCCCGGGACGTTCTCCATCGAGGCCGGGAACTACACGCCGTTCTTCACGGGCGGATTCGACGGCGCGCTCGCCGCCGCCGTCCCGCTGTTCTACGCGTACATCGGGATCGCCGTCGCCGGGGATATCGGCGCCGAGGTGAAAAACCCCTCGCGGAACCTGCCGCTCGCGATGGCCGGGGGGACGCTCGTCCTGATCGTGTTGTACATGTGGACCGCCGCGGTGATCTACGGCGTCGTCGGCGACTACACCGTCCTCGCGGCCTCGGACCGGCCGCTGTCAACGGCCGCCGAGACGTTCCTCTCGCTGAACGCGACCGCCGTCGTCGGCTTCGGGGGGCTGCTCGCGACCGCGTCGAGCGTCAACGCCGTGATGGCCGCCGGCATCAAGTTGCCGTACTGCTGGTCGTGGGACGAGGTGTTCTCGAAGAAGTTCTCGGAGGTCAACGAGCGCTGGCGGACGCCCCACTGGTCGCTGTTTACGCTGTTTGCGGTGTCGGTCGGCCTGACGTTGTGGACGGGCGGGCTGGGCCAGGTCATCGCCATCGCGACGTTCAGCTACCTGATCGCGTACGGGGCGACGTCCTTCACCGCGATGTTCGTCTACCTCAGGCGGCCGGAACTGTGCGAGGAGGCGGCCTTCGACCCCGGCCGGTGGATCTTCGTCCCGGGTCTGCTCGGGTTCGGCGGCTGCGTCCTCCTGCTGTCCCAGTCCTACCAGGGATCGATGGTGATCTACGTCCCGTGGCTCGCGATCGGCCTCGCCGTGTTCGCCGTCTACTGGTACCTGGGCAAGCGCTCCGACGCCGACGTCGACGCGATCCTCGACACGCTTCCGGGCGTGCCGACCGACGAGTACAGCCCGGCGCTCGTCGACGAACCGACGATCGCCGACGACGGGACGCCCGCGGACGACTGA
- a CDS encoding M20 family metallopeptidase, whose translation MSEQTRTPADEIDADETIELLQDLVRIRSPYFEEEEIVEFVHEWLDDQGLDPEYHPVSEPDLTGFEGNNVLARIEGSDSEAPTLLLNAHVDTVQLVEEWDEDPLSGRIEDGKLYGQGACDMKGGLAAVMVAFRALADADLRGDVVLSAVVDEEGPHGLGTDQMIRDGITDDCDAVIVTEPGPILAQTEIENPALLLGARGRFLYDITVRGHAAHGSQPEKGQNAVVDAGALAGALAEMDVGSHPKLGDGSVCPLSIEGGGVTLSVPESCRLIVDRHVVIGEDADVVLADAERVVDDLDLGSDVEIGFREAPAPDVRYGPYVTDEDHPLVRSLQSASESVTGETPAIGYFSSVGDFSYFGHRAELPTVIVGPDGENIHGAGEFVYTDEVVDVARILVDATTAFAG comes from the coding sequence ATGAGCGAACAAACGCGCACGCCGGCCGACGAGATCGACGCCGACGAGACGATCGAACTGCTGCAGGACCTCGTGAGGATACGGAGCCCGTACTTCGAGGAGGAGGAGATCGTCGAGTTCGTCCACGAGTGGCTCGACGATCAGGGGCTCGACCCCGAGTACCACCCGGTGAGTGAACCCGATCTCACGGGCTTCGAGGGCAACAACGTTCTCGCCCGCATCGAGGGGAGCGACTCCGAGGCGCCGACACTGCTGTTGAACGCTCACGTCGACACCGTACAGCTTGTCGAAGAGTGGGACGAAGACCCGCTCTCCGGGCGGATCGAGGACGGGAAGCTCTACGGGCAGGGCGCCTGCGACATGAAGGGCGGGCTGGCCGCCGTGATGGTTGCGTTCCGGGCGCTCGCCGACGCCGACCTGCGGGGCGACGTCGTCCTCTCGGCCGTCGTCGACGAGGAGGGCCCCCACGGGCTCGGCACGGATCAGATGATCCGCGACGGCATCACCGACGACTGCGACGCGGTCATCGTCACGGAGCCGGGCCCGATCCTCGCCCAGACCGAGATCGAGAACCCGGCGCTCCTGCTTGGCGCGCGCGGACGGTTCCTCTACGACATCACGGTTCGGGGCCACGCCGCCCACGGCTCTCAGCCCGAGAAGGGCCAGAACGCAGTCGTCGACGCCGGCGCGCTGGCGGGCGCGCTCGCGGAGATGGACGTCGGATCGCACCCGAAGCTCGGCGACGGATCGGTCTGTCCGCTGTCGATCGAGGGCGGCGGCGTGACGCTCTCGGTCCCGGAGAGCTGTCGCCTGATCGTCGATCGCCACGTCGTGATCGGCGAGGACGCCGACGTCGTGCTGGCCGACGCCGAGCGCGTCGTCGACGACCTCGATCTCGGCTCCGACGTCGAGATCGGATTCCGGGAGGCCCCCGCGCCGGACGTCCGCTACGGGCCGTACGTCACCGACGAGGACCACCCGCTGGTCCGGTCGCTGCAGTCCGCGTCCGAGTCGGTCACGGGCGAAACGCCCGCGATCGGCTACTTCTCGAGCGTCGGCGACTTCAGCTACTTCGGCCACCGCGCGGAACTCCCGACGGTGATCGTGGGTCCGGACGGCGAGAACATCCACGGCGCCGGCGAGTTCGTCTACACCGACGAGGTCGTCGACGTGGCTCGTATTCTCGTCGACGCGACGACCGCGTTCGCGGGGTGA
- a CDS encoding alanine racemase — MIDDPSRDRQDYAPILTIRPEIVERNARRIADRFDGDLVGVTKGVGGDPRVARAMVDGGATAIADSRLANLRRLGDRVDCDRYLLRPPMRHEIDAVVRDADVSFQSEPSVLRAIAAAASRRGIDHRVVLAVDVGDRREGVLLDDLAATLSVAAEMDGIEVAGVAAHTGSLNGVVPTVESVSRFVDCLERAEESIGRQFPICSAGSSNTLGLCFDGDLPERVTQLRIGEAILLGTDPTTGEPLPGFETDAVVLSADVIECKAKPSTPAGPTGRDAFGESPTVEDRGVRDRAIVAMGRVDAPVDGLTAVRESIDVLGASSDHAVLDVTAVQESIRPGDTLAFELDYGALARSAASPYVATAYDSSH; from the coding sequence GTGATCGACGATCCCAGTCGGGATCGGCAGGATTACGCCCCGATCCTGACGATTCGACCCGAGATCGTCGAGCGGAACGCGCGCCGGATCGCCGATCGGTTCGACGGCGATCTCGTCGGCGTCACGAAGGGCGTTGGGGGCGATCCCCGGGTCGCGAGGGCGATGGTCGACGGCGGCGCAACCGCGATCGCTGATTCGCGGCTGGCAAACCTGCGACGGCTCGGCGATCGGGTCGACTGCGACCGCTACCTGCTCAGACCACCGATGCGCCACGAAATCGACGCCGTCGTCCGTGACGCGGACGTCTCGTTCCAGTCCGAGCCGTCGGTGCTGCGAGCGATCGCGGCCGCCGCATCGCGACGGGGCATCGATCATCGGGTCGTGCTCGCGGTCGACGTCGGTGACCGACGTGAGGGAGTCCTGCTCGACGATCTCGCGGCGACGCTTTCGGTCGCCGCAGAGATGGACGGAATCGAGGTCGCGGGGGTGGCCGCCCACACCGGCTCGCTCAACGGCGTCGTTCCGACCGTGGAGTCGGTATCGCGGTTCGTCGACTGCCTCGAGCGGGCCGAGGAGTCGATCGGTCGGCAGTTCCCGATCTGCTCCGCGGGGAGTTCCAACACCCTGGGGCTGTGTTTCGACGGCGACCTCCCGGAGCGCGTGACCCAGCTCCGGATCGGCGAGGCGATCCTGCTGGGGACGGATCCGACCACCGGCGAGCCACTGCCAGGGTTCGAGACCGACGCCGTCGTCCTGTCCGCGGACGTGATCGAGTGCAAGGCCAAACCGTCCACACCGGCGGGGCCGACCGGCCGCGACGCGTTCGGGGAGTCGCCGACGGTCGAGGATCGGGGCGTCCGGGACCGTGCGATCGTCGCGATGGGCCGCGTCGACGCCCCCGTCGATGGATTGACGGCGGTTCGGGAGAGCATCGACGTCCTCGGAGCGAGCAGCGACCACGCCGTCCTCGACGTCACTGCGGTCCAGGAGTCGATTCGACCGGGCGACACCCTCGCGTTCGAACTGGACTACGGTGCGCTCGCCCGCAGCGCGGCCTCGCCGTACGTCGCGACGGCCTACGATAGTAGCCACTGA
- a CDS encoding DUF5789 family protein yields the protein MSDDPPSRDRVQDRAEQRKSRRADTTESILDDVERHLGDVEYPVTGEELATEYGSEPIDMPNETESLGSVFDRLTDEQFESPEEVREAVYGEITGEAGSPNEANPERDLGRLDEEKQGSISDGGNDQF from the coding sequence ATGAGCGACGACCCCCCGAGCCGCGATCGCGTCCAGGATCGCGCCGAACAGCGAAAGTCCCGGCGGGCCGACACCACCGAGTCGATCCTCGACGACGTCGAGCGTCACCTCGGCGACGTGGAGTACCCGGTCACGGGCGAGGAACTCGCGACGGAGTACGGCAGCGAGCCGATCGACATGCCGAACGAGACGGAGTCGCTGGGGAGCGTCTTCGATCGACTGACGGACGAACAGTTCGAGTCGCCCGAGGAGGTCCGCGAGGCCGTCTACGGCGAGATCACCGGCGAGGCGGGCAGTCCCAACGAGGCGAACCCCGAACGCGACCTGGGCCGGCTGGACGAGGAGAAACAGGGATCGATCAGCGACGGCGGAAACGACCAGTTCTAG
- a CDS encoding translation initiation factor IF-2 subunit beta, producing the protein MDYESSLDRAMDEVPDIGGDQQRLQIPDPQAQKDGAFTRFTNLGDVADVLSREDEHLHRFIQRELGTSGKLEDGRARYNGSFSEKDFDAAIDAYVDEYVLCSECGLPDTRLVREDRTPMLRCDACGAFRPVTKRSTSSQQQQQQEAVEEGKTYTVEITGTGRKGDGVAEKGEYTIFVPGAEEGDVVEIYIKNISGNLAFARLA; encoded by the coding sequence ATGGATTACGAATCGAGTCTCGACCGAGCGATGGACGAAGTCCCCGACATCGGGGGCGACCAGCAGCGATTACAGATCCCCGACCCGCAGGCGCAGAAAGACGGCGCATTCACGCGGTTTACGAACCTCGGCGACGTCGCCGACGTGCTCTCCCGTGAGGACGAGCACCTCCACCGGTTCATCCAGCGCGAACTCGGGACCAGCGGCAAACTCGAGGACGGGCGCGCCCGTTACAACGGCTCGTTCTCCGAGAAGGACTTCGACGCGGCGATCGACGCATACGTGGACGAGTACGTCCTCTGTTCGGAGTGTGGCCTGCCGGACACCCGCCTCGTCCGCGAGGACCGCACCCCGATGCTGCGCTGTGACGCCTGTGGTGCGTTCCGGCCGGTGACCAAACGCTCGACCAGCAGCCAGCAACAACAGCAACAGGAAGCCGTCGAGGAGGGCAAGACGTACACGGTCGAGATCACCGGTACCGGCCGCAAGGGCGACGGCGTCGCCGAGAAAGGCGAGTACACGATCTTCGTCCCCGGGGCCGAGGAGGGCGACGTGGTCGAAATATACATCAAGAACATCTCCGGCAACCTCGCGTTCGCCCGGCTCGCCTGA
- a CDS encoding helix-turn-helix transcriptional regulator: MTQRQAPFVSRLSGAVRRTVRRCTTASGGVAEAPTDRAGADHGGAGVDTAARAESTDRSAPTARSRPSTEPSRRLLDPEQGPTSRSEILEYGISPEAYVRAVLEDRDGRLKQRRFADEYGWSPSTASRLLSDLEARGAIERYQLGREKIVCLPDDVPAPLS, from the coding sequence ATGACGCAGCGACAGGCACCGTTCGTGTCCCGACTCTCCGGCGCTGTCAGACGAACCGTCCGGCGCTGTACGACGGCCAGTGGAGGAGTGGCGGAGGCGCCCACAGATCGGGCTGGCGCGGACCACGGTGGGGCGGGGGTTGACACTGCGGCACGGGCCGAGTCGACGGATCGATCGGCACCGACGGCACGGTCGAGACCGAGCACGGAACCGTCCAGACGGCTCCTCGACCCGGAGCAGGGACCGACCAGCCGGAGCGAGATCCTCGAGTACGGTATCTCGCCCGAGGCGTACGTCCGGGCCGTCCTGGAGGATCGCGACGGTCGGCTGAAACAGCGCCGCTTCGCGGACGAGTACGGCTGGTCACCCTCGACGGCGAGCCGCCTCCTCTCCGACCTCGAAGCGCGAGGCGCGATCGAACGGTACCAGCTCGGTCGCGAGAAAATCGTCTGTCTGCCGGACGACGTTCCCGCACCGCTCTCCTGA
- a CDS encoding HAD family hydrolase, with translation MAVSFDLFGTLVTVDRPADPATAIATELAKRDVAVPDDWPDAYAEPHVDAPEGAEVPLPAHVSRALASRDVDHEHNAARRAVVAAFDPAVETRPGAPEAVAAARERGPVALCSNCSVPELVGRTLVRSDFDRDDFDAVVTSVGCGWRKPAPEIFELTAAELDVDPADLVHVGDDPATDGGVDAVGGTALLLGDVSIDEIPERLATLDLGDEP, from the coding sequence GTGGCCGTATCGTTCGACCTCTTCGGGACCCTCGTGACAGTCGATCGGCCGGCCGATCCAGCGACGGCCATCGCGACCGAACTCGCGAAACGGGACGTCGCCGTCCCCGACGACTGGCCGGACGCGTACGCCGAACCGCACGTCGACGCGCCCGAGGGGGCGGAGGTTCCCCTTCCGGCCCACGTCTCGCGCGCGCTCGCGAGCCGCGACGTCGACCACGAACACAACGCGGCCAGACGGGCCGTCGTCGCCGCGTTCGATCCCGCCGTCGAGACGAGACCGGGTGCCCCCGAGGCGGTCGCGGCCGCCCGGGAGCGGGGTCCGGTCGCGCTCTGTTCGAACTGTAGCGTCCCGGAACTGGTCGGCCGGACGCTCGTCAGGTCCGACTTCGATCGCGACGACTTCGACGCCGTCGTGACGAGCGTCGGCTGTGGCTGGCGAAAACCGGCGCCCGAAATCTTCGAACTGACGGCGGCCGAACTCGACGTCGACCCCGCCGATCTCGTCCACGTCGGCGACGATCCGGCGACGGACGGCGGCGTCGACGCCGTCGGGGGGACGGCACTGCTGCTCGGCGACGTGTCGATCGACGAGATCCCGGAGCGACTCGCGACCCTGGACCTGGGGGACGAGCCATGA
- the cbiB gene encoding adenosylcobinamide-phosphate synthase CbiB — protein MILVTLAVLGLAFSLDLLVGEPPTASHPVAWFGRLVAVLDRDWHDDARVQRLVGVGIALVAPLVPAGVAGGTVLVASAGHPTAGPVAAGVVLFLSVSLRSLLDLTEEVVGTTETDLETARERVRGLVGRDASALSSAEIRSAAIESAGENLADGLVATLLPFAVLAPLSLPAAAAAAAWVKGVNTLDSMLGYPSKPIGTASARLDDAVMWLPARVAAVTIAVAAADPLVLGRAREWAREPPSPNSGWPMATLACALDVRLTKPGVYDLAPDLALPTVADGERAVSLVGLAAAVAVSIAVLLAIAASIGWDRLELLRYAVLAGTEVTP, from the coding sequence GTGATCCTCGTGACGCTCGCCGTGCTCGGGCTGGCGTTCAGCCTCGACCTGCTGGTCGGCGAGCCGCCCACCGCGTCCCACCCCGTCGCGTGGTTCGGCCGCCTCGTCGCCGTCCTCGATCGGGACTGGCACGACGACGCCCGCGTCCAGCGACTGGTCGGCGTCGGGATCGCGCTCGTCGCGCCGCTCGTCCCGGCGGGCGTTGCCGGCGGAACCGTCCTCGTAGCGTCCGCCGGTCACCCGACTGCCGGTCCCGTGGCCGCCGGCGTCGTCCTCTTCCTGTCGGTCAGCCTGCGCTCGCTGCTCGATCTCACCGAGGAGGTCGTCGGTACGACCGAAACGGATCTCGAGACGGCTCGGGAGCGGGTTCGCGGCCTCGTCGGACGGGACGCGTCGGCGCTTTCGTCGGCCGAAATCCGCAGCGCGGCGATCGAGAGCGCGGGCGAGAACCTCGCCGACGGCCTGGTCGCGACGCTGCTTCCCTTCGCCGTCCTCGCCCCGCTCTCGCTCCCGGCCGCCGCGGCCGCCGCCGCGTGGGTGAAAGGCGTCAACACGCTCGACTCCATGCTCGGCTACCCCTCGAAACCGATCGGGACCGCGAGCGCCCGCCTCGACGACGCCGTGATGTGGCTCCCCGCCCGGGTCGCGGCAGTGACGATCGCCGTCGCCGCGGCCGATCCGCTGGTGCTGGGACGGGCGCGCGAGTGGGCTCGCGAGCCCCCGTCGCCGAACTCCGGGTGGCCGATGGCGACGCTCGCCTGCGCGCTCGACGTCCGACTCACGAAACCGGGCGTCTACGATCTCGCGCCCGATCTGGCGTTGCCGACGGTCGCGGACGGCGAGCGAGCGGTCTCCCTCGTGGGACTGGCAGCGGCCGTCGCGGTCTCCATCGCCGTCCTCCTCGCGATCGCCGCCTCGATCGGCTGGGACCGACTCGAGTTACTCCGATACGCAGTCCTGGCAGGAACGGAGGTGACTCCGTGA
- the cobS gene encoding adenosylcobinamide-GDP ribazoletransferase, with protein MRRWLGAVRGAIGFLTRLPAPHREGDWEAFRTTPAAFPIVGFVTGAIAALPLVAAEALSAPSVALGYLLAVYAVTGVHHVDGVADLGDALVVHGDVDRRREVLKDTTTGVGALLAVSITVVGLALGGLGLAGLPVLAAVAIAIAAEVGTKLGMAAMGCFGTASYEGMGRQFTAGAAPRSFVAPAVVGLPAVALTWPHPAAAIALCGAIGGIGLPWYWATRHLGGLSGDIFGAANEIGRVAGVHAGVIAWTLL; from the coding sequence ATGCGACGCTGGCTCGGTGCCGTCCGCGGCGCGATCGGCTTCCTGACGCGACTCCCCGCGCCCCACCGCGAGGGCGACTGGGAGGCGTTCCGGACGACGCCGGCGGCCTTCCCGATCGTCGGGTTCGTGACGGGCGCGATCGCAGCCCTGCCGCTGGTCGCGGCGGAGGCCCTTTCCGCACCGAGCGTCGCGCTGGGCTACCTGCTCGCCGTCTACGCGGTGACCGGGGTCCACCACGTAGACGGCGTGGCGGACCTCGGCGACGCGCTCGTCGTCCACGGCGACGTGGACCGCCGCCGCGAGGTGCTGAAAGATACGACGACCGGCGTCGGGGCGCTCCTCGCGGTGTCGATCACCGTCGTCGGACTCGCGCTCGGGGGACTCGGCCTCGCCGGGCTCCCCGTCCTGGCGGCCGTCGCGATCGCGATCGCGGCCGAGGTGGGGACGAAACTCGGCATGGCGGCGATGGGCTGTTTCGGAACGGCGAGCTACGAGGGGATGGGGCGGCAGTTCACGGCGGGTGCCGCGCCTCGCTCGTTCGTCGCGCCCGCGGTCGTCGGCCTCCCCGCAGTCGCGCTCACGTGGCCGCATCCGGCCGCCGCGATCGCGCTCTGCGGTGCGATCGGAGGAATCGGCCTCCCCTGGTACTGGGCGACCCGCCACCTCGGAGGTCTCAGCGGCGATATCTTCGGCGCGGCCAACGAGATCGGACGCGTCGCCGGCGTGCACGCGGGGGTGATCGCGTGGACGCTGTTGTGA